One Cryobacterium psychrophilum DNA segment encodes these proteins:
- the tsaD gene encoding tRNA (adenosine(37)-N6)-threonylcarbamoyltransferase complex transferase subunit TsaD, with amino-acid sequence MNRTDPLVLGIETSCDETGIGIVRGTRLLSNTIASSMDEHARYGGVVPEVAARAHLDELVPAITAAVAEAGIRLDDVDAIAVTSGPGLSGALMVGVGAAKALALALNKPIYAVNHLVGHVGADLLRTGTDDAEEPLEYPTIALLVSGGHTSLLLVRDLTSDVELLGETIDDAAGEAFDKVARVLGMPYPGGPHIDAAALTGDPGAIRFPRGLSKQKDMAQHRYDFSFSGLKTSVARWVEQHEDAGQPVPINDVAASFREAVVDILLTKAVAACVAYDVPRLLLGGGVIANRRLREVAAERADAAGIVLRIPPLSLCTDNGAMIAALGAQLIMAGHEPSSLDFGADSTLPVSEIQV; translated from the coding sequence ATGAACCGAACAGATCCCCTCGTTCTCGGCATCGAAACCTCCTGCGATGAGACCGGCATCGGCATCGTGCGCGGCACGCGCCTGCTCTCCAACACCATCGCCAGCTCCATGGACGAGCACGCCCGTTACGGCGGTGTCGTGCCAGAGGTCGCCGCCCGCGCCCACCTCGACGAACTCGTGCCGGCCATCACCGCCGCCGTCGCGGAGGCCGGAATTCGCCTCGACGACGTGGATGCGATCGCGGTCACGAGCGGCCCAGGACTCTCCGGGGCCCTCATGGTGGGCGTCGGCGCCGCGAAAGCCCTCGCCCTGGCTCTCAACAAGCCCATCTACGCGGTCAATCACCTCGTCGGTCACGTAGGGGCAGACCTGCTGCGCACGGGCACCGACGATGCGGAGGAGCCCCTCGAATACCCGACGATCGCGTTGCTCGTCTCCGGTGGGCACACGTCCCTGCTGCTCGTGCGTGACCTCACGAGCGATGTCGAACTGCTCGGTGAGACCATTGACGATGCCGCGGGGGAGGCCTTCGACAAGGTCGCCAGGGTGCTCGGCATGCCGTACCCGGGCGGCCCGCACATCGACGCGGCCGCCCTCACGGGCGATCCTGGCGCCATCCGTTTTCCGCGGGGACTGAGCAAGCAGAAGGACATGGCGCAGCACCGCTACGACTTCTCTTTTTCGGGGCTGAAGACATCCGTTGCCCGCTGGGTGGAGCAGCACGAAGATGCCGGGCAGCCGGTGCCGATCAACGACGTGGCGGCGAGCTTTCGCGAGGCCGTCGTGGACATTCTGCTCACCAAGGCCGTGGCCGCCTGTGTGGCCTACGACGTGCCCCGGCTGTTGCTCGGCGGTGGTGTGATCGCCAACCGACGGTTGCGCGAGGTTGCCGCCGAGAGAGCGGATGCCGCCGGTATTGTTCTGCGCATACCGCCCCTCTCGCTCTGCACCGACAACGGCGCCATGATCGCCGCACTTGGAGCCCAGCTGATCATGGCCGGGCATGAGCCGTCGTCGCTGGATTTCGGGGCGGATTCCACGCTCCCGGTGAGCGAGATCCAAGTATAA
- the tsaB gene encoding tRNA (adenosine(37)-N6)-threonylcarbamoyltransferase complex dimerization subunit type 1 TsaB → MLLVIDTSAGTSVAIVDRGRGVISERVESDTMRHAEVIGRMIRECLAEAGVAASELSGVVGGMGPGPFTGLRVGIAAARVFALGAGTPLVPVVSHDAIAFNAYRTGHRGPLLVVTDARRREVYWSAYSEADANGLPRRIGAPGLAKPAEMLESSFEHAGLPRRDAVTVSAGDLGLVAELTFAAGLPFAADAPLYLRSPDVTMPNGRKRVS, encoded by the coding sequence GTGCTTCTCGTCATTGATACCTCAGCCGGTACGAGTGTCGCCATCGTCGACCGGGGCCGCGGCGTGATCAGCGAACGCGTCGAGAGCGACACCATGCGCCACGCCGAAGTGATCGGTCGCATGATTCGTGAATGCCTCGCCGAAGCGGGAGTCGCCGCGAGCGAGCTCTCCGGTGTCGTCGGCGGAATGGGCCCCGGCCCGTTCACCGGACTGCGCGTGGGCATCGCGGCCGCCCGCGTCTTCGCCCTGGGTGCCGGCACACCCCTGGTACCCGTCGTGAGCCACGACGCCATCGCCTTCAACGCCTACCGCACCGGTCACCGCGGGCCGCTGCTCGTGGTCACCGACGCCCGGAGGCGCGAGGTGTACTGGTCGGCCTACAGTGAAGCGGATGCCAACGGGCTGCCCCGCCGCATCGGCGCGCCCGGTCTCGCCAAACCCGCCGAGATGCTCGAATCGTCCTTCGAACACGCCGGCCTGCCGCGGCGGGACGCGGTAACGGTCTCGGCCGGCGACCTCGGACTCGTCGCCGAACTCACCTTCGCCGCGGGGCTGCCGTTCGCCGCCGATGCGCCGCTCTACCTGCGCTCGCCCGACGTGACCATGCCCAACGGCCGCAAGCGGGTGAGCTGA
- the tsaE gene encoding tRNA (adenosine(37)-N6)-threonylcarbamoyltransferase complex ATPase subunit type 1 TsaE, with product MSVVTIESPEAMDRFGHALASRLRAGDLVVLTGPLGAGKTTLTRGLGDGLHVRGAVTSPTFVLARTHPSTVGGPPLVHVDAYRLGSALELDDLDIDFARSIVVVEWGRGMLDGITDSWLDIEIERPTGASAVTEDAATGHDADDLDLDEPRTITLTGHGPRWHAAGWPDA from the coding sequence ATGAGCGTCGTCACCATCGAGAGCCCAGAGGCGATGGACCGGTTCGGGCACGCGCTCGCGTCGCGCCTGCGCGCCGGGGACCTCGTGGTGCTCACGGGCCCGCTCGGTGCCGGCAAGACCACCCTCACCCGCGGGCTCGGTGACGGGCTGCACGTGCGCGGTGCCGTGACGAGCCCCACCTTCGTGCTCGCTCGCACGCATCCGAGCACCGTGGGCGGCCCGCCGCTCGTGCACGTCGACGCCTACCGGCTCGGCAGCGCCCTCGAACTCGACGACCTCGACATTGACTTCGCGCGGTCCATCGTCGTGGTCGAATGGGGCCGCGGCATGCTGGACGGCATCACCGACTCCTGGCTTGACATCGAGATCGAACGACCGACGGGCGCATCCGCCGTCACCGAGGATGCCGCCACCGGCCACGACGCGGACGACCTCGACCTCGACGAACCGCGCACCATCACGCTCACCGGCCACGGGCCCCGGTGGCACGCCGCGGGCTGGCCCGACGCCTAG
- the rimI gene encoding ribosomal protein S18-alanine N-acetyltransferase, with protein MTWQLRRATPADVEAIMVLETGIFDNDAWSSEMMARDVADPACYYLVAFPPDNPTRIQAYAGLLAPQGATEGDIQTIGVAEDARGRGLGRVLMLRLIAEALERGARQVFLEVRADNPSAQGLYRSLGFEELGVRRGYYQPDDVDALVMRLNIPEPRAALATTPDASEA; from the coding sequence GTGACCTGGCAGCTGCGCCGGGCAACCCCGGCCGACGTTGAGGCGATCATGGTGCTCGAAACCGGCATCTTCGACAATGATGCCTGGTCGAGCGAGATGATGGCCCGCGATGTGGCCGACCCCGCGTGCTACTACCTCGTGGCGTTTCCGCCCGACAACCCGACGCGCATCCAGGCGTACGCTGGCCTGCTCGCGCCGCAGGGTGCGACCGAGGGCGACATCCAGACCATCGGGGTGGCGGAAGACGCGCGTGGACGCGGCCTCGGTCGGGTTCTGATGCTCCGTCTCATCGCCGAGGCGCTCGAGCGCGGCGCCCGGCAGGTGTTCCTCGAGGTGCGCGCCGACAATCCGTCGGCGCAGGGCCTGTATCGGTCCCTCGGTTTTGAGGAACTCGGGGTGCGGCGCGGCTACTACCAGCCCGACGACGTGGACGCGCTCGTGATGCGCCTGAACATTCCGGAGCCGCGGGCGGCGCTCGCCACCACCCCCGACGCAAGCGAGGCCTGA
- a CDS encoding DUF4190 domain-containing protein: MSDPNTPQVPDVPKVPGVPPVSPPSAPAPPPSYGAPIPPPAGGSATPPPPSYGAPANPYESNPYTGTTAKKPPMFSILAMIAGIIGVIGSPIAILPFVGGFLGLLFPVAGVVLGFLGKKREPTARGFWLTGIISGFVGIGLMLLSFGLWALIFAAGSSYDYTY; the protein is encoded by the coding sequence ATGAGTGATCCGAATACCCCGCAGGTACCCGACGTGCCGAAGGTGCCGGGCGTTCCTCCGGTCTCGCCGCCGTCCGCGCCCGCCCCGCCACCCAGCTACGGAGCGCCGATCCCGCCGCCGGCCGGTGGCTCTGCCACGCCCCCGCCGCCCTCATACGGCGCCCCGGCAAACCCCTACGAATCAAACCCGTATACGGGCACGACCGCAAAGAAGCCGCCGATGTTCAGCATCCTGGCCATGATCGCCGGAATCATCGGCGTCATCGGCTCGCCGATTGCCATCCTCCCGTTCGTCGGAGGGTTCCTGGGCCTGCTCTTCCCGGTCGCCGGCGTCGTTCTGGGATTCCTCGGCAAGAAGCGCGAGCCGACCGCGCGCGGGTTCTGGCTGACCGGAATCATCAGCGGCTTCGTGGGAATTGGCCTCATGCTGCTGAGCTTCGGGTTGTGGGCGCTGATCTTCGCAGCCGGCAGCTCGTACGACTACACGTATTGA
- a CDS encoding sulfite exporter TauE/SafE family protein gives MVAPSKSTDATSPRKGAHYWITLAIIGLIGGLLSGAFGVGGGIIMVPLLITFVHMDQRRAGATSLVAIIPTALVGSLAYLANDQIDLVASGIIAAGAVIGAVIGSMLLRRIPLVWLRWMFILLMLLVAVRMVLLVPERDGAVDLSVPVVLGYVALGLIMGIASGLFGIGGGVIAVPALVAIFGASDLIAKGTSLLVLIPTGIVGTVANLRGHLVDLRAGVVVGVAAVAASVPGVALALLMTPRVSSILFAVLLVVAALQLTVKAVRVQRKDRTPPV, from the coding sequence ATGGTTGCCCCCAGCAAATCGACGGATGCCACGTCCCCTCGCAAGGGCGCGCACTATTGGATCACCCTCGCGATCATCGGCCTGATCGGCGGGCTGCTCTCCGGCGCGTTCGGCGTCGGCGGCGGCATCATCATGGTGCCGCTGCTGATCACGTTCGTGCACATGGACCAGCGCCGGGCGGGGGCCACCTCGCTCGTGGCCATCATCCCCACCGCACTCGTGGGGTCCCTGGCCTACCTCGCCAACGACCAGATCGACCTCGTGGCGAGCGGCATCATCGCGGCGGGGGCCGTGATCGGTGCGGTGATCGGCAGCATGCTGCTGCGCCGCATCCCCCTCGTGTGGTTGCGCTGGATGTTCATCCTTCTCATGCTCCTCGTCGCTGTGCGCATGGTGCTCCTGGTGCCCGAGCGCGACGGCGCGGTTGACCTGAGTGTCCCCGTCGTGCTCGGCTACGTCGCGCTCGGCCTCATCATGGGCATCGCCTCCGGACTCTTCGGCATCGGCGGCGGTGTCATCGCCGTGCCGGCACTGGTGGCCATCTTCGGGGCGAGCGACCTCATCGCCAAGGGCACGTCCCTGCTCGTGCTCATTCCCACGGGCATCGTGGGAACCGTCGCCAACCTGCGCGGCCACCTCGTTGACCTGCGCGCCGGCGTCGTGGTGGGGGTCGCAGCTGTGGCGGCATCCGTTCCCGGTGTTGCGCTCGCCCTGCTCATGACCCCGCGGGTGTCGAGCATCCTCTTCGCCGTGCTTCTCGTCGTCGCGGCGCTGCAGCTCACAGTGAAGGCCGTGCGGGTCCAGCGCAAGGACCGCACCCCGCCCGTATAG
- a CDS encoding DUF4190 domain-containing protein encodes MSDPTANVPPSEPTPPPASAAPTYQAQPAPVYAQQKQSFAYGAPAGPGPETFNVLAIVSFVSAFVVSLAAVICGHIALSQIKKTGEKGRGLAIAGLVIGYAGILVGLTGAIVAFVSLFVLVQADPNMLSGQ; translated from the coding sequence ATGTCAGATCCCACCGCCAACGTACCTCCGAGCGAACCGACACCGCCGCCGGCATCCGCCGCACCCACGTACCAGGCCCAGCCGGCACCCGTTTATGCGCAGCAGAAGCAGTCATTCGCGTACGGGGCTCCGGCTGGCCCCGGCCCCGAAACCTTCAATGTGCTCGCAATCGTGTCGTTCGTCAGCGCCTTCGTGGTGTCACTGGCCGCCGTCATCTGCGGCCACATCGCCCTCTCGCAGATCAAGAAGACCGGCGAAAAGGGTCGAGGCCTGGCCATTGCCGGCCTGGTGATTGGCTACGCCGGCATACTCGTCGGCCTCACCGGGGCCATAGTTGCTTTCGTGTCGCTCTTCGTGCTCGTTCAGGCAGACCCGAATATGCTGAGCGGTCAATAG
- a CDS encoding holo-ACP synthase: protein MIRGIGVDIVDLARFTRQVERTPGLIPRLFAEGERGLPMHSLAARFAAKEALIKALGDSAGATWQEMEIVSDAQGKPGFVLHGSLESLMQARGITSLHVTMTHDAGVACAFVVAEGA, encoded by the coding sequence ATGATCCGGGGTATCGGCGTCGACATCGTCGACCTGGCGCGTTTTACGCGCCAGGTCGAACGAACCCCCGGACTCATTCCGCGGCTCTTCGCCGAGGGGGAGCGCGGCCTGCCCATGCACTCCCTGGCGGCCCGCTTCGCCGCCAAGGAGGCGCTCATCAAGGCGCTCGGCGACAGCGCCGGAGCCACGTGGCAGGAGATGGAAATCGTCTCCGACGCGCAGGGAAAACCCGGCTTCGTGCTGCACGGCTCACTCGAAAGCCTCATGCAGGCCCGGGGCATTACGAGCCTGCACGTCACCATGACCCACGATGCCGGTGTCGCGTGCGCCTTCGTCGTCGCCGAGGGCGCATGA